A region of Epinephelus fuscoguttatus linkage group LG1, E.fuscoguttatus.final_Chr_v1 DNA encodes the following proteins:
- the LOC125896963 gene encoding zinc finger protein 664-like isoform X5 produces the protein MCSVESLREFVNQRLTAAAEEILGVFQRSIVEYEEEIDRQRRLLDMVLKPEIKLHRTKLPQQHVCKEEEVVPEQQLCIEERKSSVEQEEPEAPEIKEEEEEVCSSQEGEQLVVKQETDGFMLTPADEESEQSEDQTLDFIHDDTLSAAERESVFKMPVISTVIPTSERQLLCHNSYDVAESQDKEEYQHGDSGSTRNTELQAEKRHHESNNHSNNVPNSSVSEIHCNTHTAKKSFKCDTCGKALKFKCHLYTHMRIHTGERPYPCKICGRDFRYNRDLKVHMRTHTGENPFICKTCGRSFRENSYLKLHMRVHTGEKPFECTTCGKAFRRRSNFNVHMRTHTGERPYLCMTCGKRFCEMSSLTRHIRIHTGEKPFICKTCGTAFRHSSHLKAHMRRAHM, from the exons ATGTGTTCAGTTGAGTCTTTGAGAGAGTTTGTCAACCAGcgactaactgctgctgctgaagaaatattgGGAGTTTTTCAAAGAAGCATCGTCGAGTACGAGGAAGAGATCGATCGTCAGCGCAGACTGTTGGATATGGTTTTGAAGCCTGAAATCAAGTTACACAGGACAA agctcccacagcaacatgtgtgtaaggaggaggaggttgtccctgagcagcagctgtgtaTTGAGGAGAGGAAGTCCAGTGTGGAGCAAGAGGAGCCAGAGGCTCCAgagattaaagaggaagaggaggaagtgtgcagcagtcaggagggagagcagcttgtagtgaagcAGGAGACTGATGGCTTTATGTTGACTCCTGCTGATGAGGAAAGTGAGCAGAGTGAAGATCAGACTCTGGACTTCATTCATGATGACACTCTGagtgcagcagagagagagtcTGTATTTAAAATGCCAGTTATAAGCACTGTGATACCAACCAGTGAGCGCCAGCTGCTCTGTCACAACTCGTATGATGTAGCTGAGAGCCAAGATAAGGAAGAATACCAGCATGGAGACTCGGGATCAACTAGAAACACAGAGCTTCAAGCAGAGAAAAGACATCATGAAAGCAATAATCACAGTAACAATGTACCCAACTCTTCCGTGTCAGAGATTCACTGTAATACTCACACAGCTAAAAAATCTTTCAAATGTGACACTTGCGGGAAAGCTTTAAAGTTTAAGTGCCATTTATATACAcacatgagaatccacacaggtgagaggcCATACCCTTGTAAAATATGTGGAAGAGATTTCAGATATAATCGTGACTTGAAAGTACACATGAGAACACACACTGGTGAAAATCCGTTTAtatgcaaaacatgtgggagaagtttcagagAGAACAGTTACTTGAAACTCCACATGAgagtccacacaggtgagaagccatttGAATGCACAACATGTGGGAAAGCTTTCAGACGAAGAAGTAACTTCAATGTCCACATGAGAACCCACACAGGTGAAAGACCGTACCTTTGCATGACCTGCGGGAAAAGATTTTGCGAGATGTCTTCCTTGACGAGGCATATAAGAATCCACACGGGTGAGAAGccatttatttgtaaaacatGTGGGACAGCTTTCAGACATAGTAGTCACTTGAAGGCCCACATGAGAAGAGCCCACATGTGA
- the LOC125896963 gene encoding zinc finger protein 664-like isoform X2, whose product MCSVESLREFVNERLTAAAEEILGVFQRSIVEYEEEIDRQRRLLDMVLKPEIKLHRTELPQQHVCKEEEVVPEQQLCIEERKSSVEQEEPEAPEIKEEEEEVCSSQEGEQLVVKQETDGFMLTPADEESEQSEDQTLDFIHDDTLSAAERESVFKMPVISTVIPTSERQLLCHNSYDVAESQDKEEYQHGDSGSTRNTELQAEKRHHESNNHSNNVPNSSVSEIHCNTHTAKKSFKCDTCGKALKFKCHLYTHMRIHTGERPYPCKICGRDFRYNRDLKVHMRTHTGENPFICKTCGRSFRENSYLKLHMRVHTGEKPFECTTCGKAFRRRSNFNVHMRTHTGERPYLCMTCGKRFCEMSSLTRHIRIHTGEKPFICKTCGTAFRHSSHLKAHMRRAHM is encoded by the exons ATGTGTTCAGTTGAGTCTTTGAGAGAATTTGTCAACGAGcgactaactgctgctgctgaagaaatattgGGAGTTTTTCAAAGAAGCATCGTCGAGTACGAGGAAGAGATCGATCGTCAGCGCAGACTGTTGGATATGGTTTTGAAGCCTGAAATCAAGTTACACAGGACAG agctcccacagcaacatgtgtgtaaggaggaggaggttgtccctgagcagcagctgtgtaTTGAGGAGAGGAAGTCCAGTGTGGAGCAAGAGGAGCCAGAGGCTCCAgagattaaagaggaagaggaggaagtgtgcagcagtcaggagggagagcagcttgtagtgaagcAGGAGACTGATGGCTTTATGTTGACTCCTGCTGATGAGGAAAGTGAGCAGAGTGAAGATCAGACTCTGGACTTCATTCATGATGACACTCTGagtgcagcagagagagagtcTGTATTTAAAATGCCAGTTATAAGCACTGTGATACCAACCAGTGAGCGCCAGCTGCTCTGTCACAACTCGTATGATGTAGCTGAGAGCCAAGATAAGGAAGAATACCAGCATGGAGACTCGGGATCAACTAGAAACACAGAGCTTCAAGCAGAGAAAAGACATCATGAAAGCAATAATCACAGTAACAATGTACCCAACTCTTCCGTGTCAGAGATTCACTGTAATACTCACACAGCTAAAAAATCTTTCAAATGTGACACTTGCGGGAAAGCTTTAAAGTTTAAGTGCCATTTATATACAcacatgagaatccacacaggtgagaggcCATACCCTTGTAAAATATGTGGAAGAGATTTCAGATATAATCGTGACTTGAAAGTACACATGAGAACACACACTGGTGAAAATCCGTTTAtatgcaaaacatgtgggagaagtttcagagAGAACAGTTACTTGAAACTCCACATGAgagtccacacaggtgagaagccatttGAATGCACAACATGTGGGAAAGCTTTCAGACGAAGAAGTAACTTCAATGTCCACATGAGAACCCACACAGGTGAAAGACCGTACCTTTGCATGACCTGCGGGAAAAGATTTTGCGAGATGTCTTCCTTGACGAGGCATATAAGAATCCACACGGGTGAGAAGccatttatttgtaaaacatGTGGGACAGCTTTCAGACATAGTAGTCACTTGAAGGCCCACATGAGAAGAGCCCACATGTGA
- the LOC125897085 gene encoding zinc finger protein 583-like, producing MCSVESLREFVNERLTAAAEEILGAFQRSIVEYEEEIDRQRRLLDMVLKPEIKLHRTELPQQHVCKEEEVVPEQQLCIEERKSSVEQEEPEAPEIKEEEEEVCSSQEGEQLVVKQETDGFMLTPADEESEQSEDQKRQKPKNRYHESCSYSNNVYNSTMSNTHCDTHSSKKYLEGGGAYKHTSKLNPHLRVHRGEKSFTCRTCGTAFRRYSDLKVHMRIHTGERPYTCKTCGKAFKHSSVLNVHMRTHTGEKPYLCKTCGKRYCALSSLTRHVRIHTGEKPYLCKTCGKRFSDTSVLKRHCRIHTGEKPYTCTTCGKAFGLKGNLKAHMRIHTGEKLYVFKTCGKDSITSPH from the exons ATGTGTTCAGTCGAGTCTTTGAGAGAGTTTGTCAACGAGcgactaactgctgctgctgaagaaatattgGGAGCTTTTCAAAGAAGCATCGTCGAGTACGAGGAAGAGATCGATCGTCAGCGCAGACTGTTGGATATGGTTTTGAAGCCTGAAATCAAGTTACACAGGACAG agctcccacagcaacatgtgtgtaaggaggaggaggttgtccctgagcagcagctgtgtaTTGAGGAGAGGAAGTCCAGTGTGGAGCAAGAGGAGCCAGAGGCTCCAgagattaaagaggaagaggaggaagtgtgcagcagtcaggagggagagcagcttgtagtgaagcAGGAGACTGATGGCTTTATGTTGACTCCTGCTGATGAGGAAAGTGAACAGAGTGAAGACCAGAAAAGACAGAAACCAAAAAACAGATATCATGAAAGCTGTAGTTACAGTAACAATGTATATAACTCCACCATGTCAAATACTCACTGTGATACTCACTCAAGTAAAAAGTATTTAGAAGGTGGGGGAGCTTATAAGCATACGTCAAAATTGAACCCACACTTAAGAGTCCACAGAGGCGAGAAGTCATTTACATGTAGAACATGTGGAACAGCTTTCAGACGTTACAGTGACTTGAAAGTccacatgagaatccacacaggagAGAGGCCGTATACTTGTAAAACATGTGGGAAGGCTTTCAAACATAGCAGCGTCTTGAACGTCCACATGAGaacccacacaggtgagaaaccGTATCTTTGCAAGACCTGCGGCAAAAGATATTGTGCGTTGTCCTCGTTGACAAGACATGTGAGAATCCACACGGGGGAGAAACCGTACCTTTGCAAGACCTGTGGGAAAAGATTCAGCGACACATCAGTATTGAAAAGGCATTgtagaatccacacaggtgagaagccgtatactTGCACAACATGTGGAAAAGCTTTCGGACTTAAAGGTAACCTGAAAGCccacatgagaatccacacaggtgagaagctgTACGTTTTCAAGACCTGTGGGAAAGACTCTATAACATCTCCTCACTGA